A window of Staphylococcus lloydii genomic DNA:
ATGAATGAGCTTATCGCGCTCACGATTGACGACCATATGCTTGATACCGTAGAGGCAACCGAACTAAATATTGATGCTGTTGTGCTTAGTACCGACGACCACGCCGAACTAACGACACTAACAATATTAGAGACGATTGAGCTTATTGTACTAACTAGCGACGACCAAATTGACGACGCTGTGCTCACTAACGCCGACCACATAGACGACGCTGTGCTAGTAATTGTCGTCCAAATAGCTGACAGTATAGCAACTAAGCCCTGAACTACTGATTGGATAGCATTTACTATGGACTGCCAAACTGATGAGGCTACACCTTGTAAGGCGTTCCACGCTGTAATGGCGTTTTGAGTAATGCTGTTCCAAAGATTAGCCAGCCAAGTTTTCAAGATATTAAAGATATTCTGACATGCTGTAACTATGGCCTGCCAAATAGCCTGTCCTGATGATTGGATTGTCTGCCAAGCCCCCGACCAGTCGCCTGATAAGGCCTGTAGTAAGGCTGTTATCGTGCCGACTATTGTTTCCATTGCTACCGTGATTACCATTTTAATAAGCTCCCACACAACCTGTGTAGTGGCTTTAAGGGTATTCCACGCTTGCTCAACGATAGGTCTTATCACGTTTATAGCAGTTTCAACAACAGCAACAATTTGATTCCATGTGTTTTGGAAAATTGGTACTAACGGCGCTACAATTGTTTGTATTCTCGTAATCAATTGAGATACAAATTGAATAATGGCTTGAACAGCTTGCATGACTGCTTGAGAAATAGCGCTCCATGCGTCAATCATGGCTGTTCTGACTGTTTGTGAACTATTCCACAATGCAACCATTACGCCGATGACTGCACCTATCACAGCTATAATGCCTAGTATAGGTGCTGAAAGGCCAGCAAACGCTGTACCTATTGCTGAAAGGGCTGACATAACCATTTCGCCCACGCCAAGAAAGCCTGTAAATTGGGCTATCAATGGCAATATTCCGTTTGTAACAGCTAGTATTGAGGGGATTAAAGCCATAAATGCGCCACCTAATGTGACTAACACCCCTAATATTGCCCCAATAACTGGGTGTGCCTCTGTAAGGTTAGCAAGCCACTCAGTGAAAGCGTCTGCTAAATTAAGCACTGCTGAGGCAAGTGGCGCCATGCCTACTGCTAAATTGACAATCAAGTTAATGATATTGCCTATTAGGCTTATTAGGACTGGTCCGTTTGTTTGAACGTAGTCAATGAATTGCTGGAAGCCGTCGGACTCTGCAATCGTAGCACTCCACTGCTCGAAACGGTTTGCCATTTGGGCAAGACTCTCAAAGATGATTTGCGAGTTAGGTGCAAATGCTTTCATCAGATTAAAAATACCTTTAAACGTTGAGCTGAATATCTCGCCAATTAAAGGCAAGTTTGTTTTTGTGAAGTTGATAAAGTCTTGTATGGCTGTGCTACCCTCAACGCTGTTTGCCCATTTATTGAATGATTTGCCCATGTTCTCGAAACCTTGAGCAACCCACTCAGTAAGTGGTGCAAGTTTAGTTATGAGAGCAACAAAGCCTGAGCCGAAGTTGCCCACTGCGCTCATCATTTTGTTAAACACTTTAACGCCTGTTGAGCCCATCATATCAAAGAAGTCTGAGGCTGTTTGTGACTCTTTAGCCCATTTCAGAGTTGCCTGACTGGCTTTTTCCATGCCTTGAGCTACACCACTTAAAAATGGCGTCAAGCCACTTAGAGCCACTCTTGCTGTGTTGACTGCATTTGATAATGTGTTAAATATCTCTGATTGATTTTGTGCCACAACGCCTTGCCATGCTGATTTGAGGTTGTCGACAGCTGATTGATAGTTCTGCACTTCACTCGTAACTGACAACGTTCCGTCCTCAACCATTTTCAGTGCTGACATTGCCATAGCACCAAAACCAACGACACCAGCACCAGCTGTAGCAAATGCGCCAACCATACCAACAGCGCCACCACCGACTGCTTTGACTGCATTGAGTACAGCCATAAGCGCTGGTACTAGCGAAGCAACTGCTGGCACTAGCATTGTTACACTGGAAAGCATAGAGCCTTTGAACACGTTACTTACGACTGTCCCAACTGTTCTAATTCTAGTCGCTAAACCGTCCAAAGCATTGCCGTAGTTATCTATCGCACGCACGACAGCACGTGCCCCGTTTAGAGCACTTCGACTGTCTATGGTAAGTCGGGTGCGATGTTTGTTGGGTATGGAACGTAACATTGCTTTAAATCGCTCTATGGCTGATATAGCACCCGAGCTGTTCACATCTAGTGTGGACTTTGCTCTCATTCTGCTAAAGCTGTTCATTTCAGACTTAGCCTGTTTTATCTTAGTTCTGAACTCAGCTGTATTGGCGCCTATTTTAGCGTCTTTCATGCTTTCTGCTGTACGTTTGAAGTCTCTAGCAACTTGTTTCGCTCTTTCAATCTGCCTTTTAAACTTCGACGTATCAGCGTCAATGGAGGTGCTAATCTTATATTCAGATTTTGCCACGCTTTAACCCTCCTTATTTTTTATTATGGTTTCTTATTTGTTTTAAGACATCAAGCGACGGTTTATTATCATCTTTATTCTTATCAAGGATTTCAAGCTCTATTGGCTCGCCTTTATTTAATCGCTTAACGTTCTTTTCATAGTCGAGTATGTCGTTTACAGAGTTGAACAGATACTCTTCTTTTTTGTTCTTGCCTGTACCTACCTGCTTAGTTGCCTCAGCGTCTCTGATAGCAAAGGCTAGCTTATACAGGTCGTATTCTTCTTTGAGCCTTTCGTACTCAAGCGCGTACATGCGATAGTTAAACTCACATAACGTCATTTTCTCTATGTATGATAAGTCGTAAATACCGAGCTCACTCATACACATAACGACAACACGATCATATGTGAGTGGCTCGTCATCTTCGTTTACTTCTCTGCTTTGTTCTTGCTCTTCGGTTTGTACTCGTCGGGTACTAGGTTTTGGGTTGTAGGTCGCTTTCCCAACTCCTTGATAACATCTTCGCCAAACGCTTCAAAACCTTGGTTAACTGCAATATCGTCAAGAATATCGTCTAAGTCCTCCTCTTTAGGCGCTTTCTTGTGATGTGCTGTAGCTGATAAGATAACCTCGCCAATAGCGATTGGGTTGCCTTGTGCTAAGTTTGGAACTAATAGGCTTAATCCTTGCCCGATACTCATTTGCTCGATTTCCATGCCTAAACGTTTATCAATTAGTGATAAAGCCTTAAAGCCGAATGATAGTTCTAATGTTTTGCCTTTGAATTGAATTTCCATAATAAAATAACCTCGCTTGTTTGTATTAGTCTTAAATAAAAATGAGGGCTGTTACACCCTCAACTGTAATTAAACTGTTTCCGTAGTTTCTGAGTCATCTGTAGCGCCTTCATCAGGTTGTGGAATGTTTTCATCAGCCTCAGCTAACCCGTCGTCTGCTGGGTCGTCTGCTGTTGTGTCGTGGAAGCCATACGCTACTTTGTTCTCTTCTACAACTTTTGGTAGTGAAGCATAACCACGTTGTTTTTTGCCGTATACGCCGAACTCAGTCTCGAACTCTGCAATAGAGTCAGCTTCGTTTGTACGAGTAATGCTATTCCAGTGACCTTGACGGTATTCAGCTTTATATTTACCTTCACTGTTTTTCACTTTCTTATTGATGACCCATAACTCATAAGGCATAGACTCCTCTGTAGCGTCCTCAATTTCGTCACTCAATTCATCTTTAGCGTCCATGTATGATGTAACTGTGACTGTTGACTCTAATGAGCCCCCCGAATTTACAGAGCCGTCAACTGTAGCCTCGCTGTCTGAGTCTCTTTCAGTTTCACGTTCTAACTCTGTAATCCACATAATCTTATTTGCCTCTGTTGCGTCGCCTAATTTACGAATTAAAGCCAATTCGTCTGTACCTTGTTTTATTGCCATATGGTATTGCCTCCTATTAGTTAAAAATAAAAGACAAGCCCTAAAGGCCTGCCTTATGACGCTCTATAACTAGCGTCGATAATAATATGTTGTAATGTTTGATTAGTTGTTGTGTCTGTTGTGTCGTTGATGTCTATGTTCTCAAGCGTCACTCGATAAGAGGGGAGCATTTCAGCATTGAATAAAATTTCTTGTGTCTTTATGTATAGCTCATCTGTGCTCGCTAGGTCGTCCTCTATATTCCAAATGTGAGCTCTGACTGCTGGATCGCCCCCGTAATTATCAAAACTTAAAACGTCGATACTGTCCTCAACTGTTTCAAGCACAATAAATGGATAAGGCAATTCCTGCTCTAACTCTTTTAGCCGAACAACTGGGACGCCTGTATTGCTGAAAGCCTTAAATAGATAATTAAATAATTCAAATCTTGCTGACTGTTTAGCCATTGCTACCCTCCTTATTCAAGTAATCGCTCTAAATCTGCTCTGATTTGTGATGAAAATTTTTGATACACCTGACGCATAAACGTTTCAGGTTCCATGTATCGAGTACCATATTCAAGAAAGCCTGAATAATGCGCATTTGAAGTGATGACGTAGCTCATTTGACCTCTTCTAGCATCTTCGACCATACGGGCTAGGTTGCCCGTCCAATAGCCTTTTACCATGACTCGGCGTGCTTCTGTCACAGTTTCTGCTCTGAACTCTTTGGCATTTCGCCTTAGTATCTCATCGACATCGTCGTCTATATCGCTGTGCATATGGCCTAATTTGCTGATGAGCGCATTAATGCCTGTCACTTTAGCCATTAGTTGACCTCTTCGACATAGAACACTGTGTCTCGTCTGTACCTAACAGTCCTAATGACGACGTACTTTACACCACTCACATAGGCGTGTGTCACAGCCTCGTCAAAGCGATTGTTTAGTCTTACGATACTTATGTCTCTCGTAACCTCGCCGAACTCTACAGCCGTACGTTCAGCTGAGAGTGGCGACTTGTTACAAGGCACAGCGTTATAGATGTGTTGTTCAGGGGTTGTGTAATTCCCTGTATCAGGGTCATAGCGTTTTGCACCCTCTTTGATAAGGGTTGCTCTATCTTCATATCTCAATAGAACGTCACTGTGCCTGTTCTGCTAGAGTATTTAGGGAACTCGTCCTCAATGATTGACAAGTATTCGTCAAAGTCGTTCTCTTGGAACTTGGTAGAACGCCCGTCAATGCTTTCTGAACTCATGCCCTCAGCCCCTATACGGTTGTAACGCTTAACTGCTACCTCTTCGACAATCCAACTTAACGAGTCGGGTACTTCCTTAATGTCTTTGGGTAGCATTGTTATTAAACGTCGTTCCGTCACATCTATAATTTTCTTTAACTGTTTGTCTTGCTTGTCATCATTCAAGCCTATAAGAAGCTTTACACTTTCAAGGTAATCCATTTATTACCCCTCCAATGCTTTTAATATTTCAGCCTTTGTATTATCTTCTGATACATCAATACTGTGTTCTTTAGCTACTTCTAATAATTCAGCCTTTTTGGCATTGTTGAGTACGTCCAACACAATATACTGCTCATTGTAGGCATTATCTTTAAAAAATAAAGATTTAAAGCGTTCTAGGGAACACTCGTAAATGTCTCCAACCTTATAGCGCTTCCTTGTATGCTTATCAATAAAAGGTCGGACTACTTTATATTGAACTTTCATAAGTTAGTAACCCCCTATTATTAAACTGTTTCTGATGTTGAGCCACTATCTGCTGTAGTGTCATCAGTTGACTTATCGATTGATACTGCAACAACTGCGTCCACGTTTTCAGGGAACATAGAAATAGCTGACGCATATACTGTATCTGCTGTTAAACGTTGAGGTTGAATATCATGGATAACACCTACAAAGCCTGTTTGGTCTGAGGCAAAGTTGAACGCTCTGCTCATTTCGCCTTGTGGGTTTGCATATGCAACGTTTAAGTTTTCTGCTGTAGTCATGTATACAGTGCCTTGAGGTACGTCAGCAAATTCGATAACTTGCACACCTACATATGGTGTCAATAAGTTTAATCCGAATTGAGAGCCGTTTGAGTTAATGAAACCATCTGCTAAGTGGCCTGCAACGTCATTAGGGTTTACTAATGCAATTGGTGTCACTTCGTCGTCTAGCAATACTGATAAGTTAGCACGGCCACGAGATAACGCACCTTGTAAGTTCTTACCTGATAACGCTTCTGTGTTTGTACGGTCTGAATTGTTTACAGCGTCATCAATAGTTTTAAAGAAATCTGTTCTAAATTTCTTTTGTACATAGCGAATAAGCTCTGCGTCTGTACGGTTGATTGCTAAGTCGTATCCGTGTGACTGGATAGCCTCAGCTGATGTTGATTTACGGAACTTACGGAACTCAAGCTCTGTGATGTTCACAAGCTCACGCTCAACTTTTGTTAATGGAATGATTTCGCCCTCTTCAACGTTGCCGTTTGGCGCCTCTGACTCAATCACATTGAAACGATATTGCTTTAATGCTGACCCTACGTTCATCGGAATTTTGTTTGTGATACCTAACGCCTCAAATAATTTGTTTAAGCGTTCTCCCATTTTGTTTGCGAAGTCAATCGACTTAGCTTCGCCCAATGCCTCTACATCAATTAAGTTATTTTCTACTGCCATTATGTAAAACCTCCGTATTTTTTAATTAGAATAAATGTCTATTCTGTGCGATTGCCTGTTGGCGTGCTGAATCATCTTTGATGTTAAGGATTGACTCTCTTGTCACGCCTGCACTACCACTTGAATAATTCTTTGGTGTGCCTTGATACAATTTAGCTTGTACCTGCTCTTTAACCCTATTGTTTAAGATGTCGTTAAATGCTTGAACGTTGGCTTGTGTTTGCTCTGCTGTATCAGCTGTGACAATCTCAAGCAAGTCGTCTGTAGCATTTATTTCGTTTTGCTTGAATACATCGCTCGCATGCTTTTTCATTTCGTCTCGAGCCTCTTTAGCCTTGTAGGCGTCAAGCTCTTTTTGCATTTGCTCACGTTCGTACTCATCTTTTTGGTCTTTGTTCATTTTCGCTAACTTCTCAGCCTCTTTGGCTTTCTCGTCAGCTTTTTTCTTTTCACGTGCCACACGGTCTTTTAAGATTTGGTCGACCTCTTCTTGTGTGAACGTCTTTTCTTCTTGCTTAAAGTCCTCATTTTGCTCAGGGTCGTCGTTTTCAGCCGTTGTTGTATTATTTTCTGCTGGGTCGCCCTCGCCCTCTGCGAAATGTTGTAAATTTAATTTCAATTTTTTACTCATTGCATTACCTCCATTTATAGCCCGTCGGCTCTTAATTCCATACATGCTTTTAACGTCGTCAGCACGTTTTGGACAAACAAAAAAGCCACCTCCCAGCAATTGGGAAGTAGCTTTACATAAACTTACTAGGGTCTAACTCCCTAGTGTTCTTCGGTTTTTCTTCTTTGTCTTTGCCCTCAGCTCTGTTGACTGGGTGCGTGTTGTTGAGCTTGATAAGCTCCTTGTGTATGCCATACAGGCTTTCAGCAATCGAGCGTATACATTCAATAGCTTTCATTTAATCCACCTCTATCTCTATACCGTCAAAGTTATATTTGCCTTCACGTTTTTTGAAAAATGTCTCTCTCCAATCCCCTACATGCGGCACTGTAAAACTTCTACAGTTGGGATGCATGGGTGGTGCATTAACGCCTACTTGCATATCTGCTACTTTGTATACATTCTTGTTATGCTTACGACAAATTTGCGTTGTTCTATCATCCAGAAACGCTAAAAATTCATATTCAGCATTTTCACCTAAAGTCGCAATATAATTTAATCGCTGTGCCTCTGTTTGCACTCTAGCTGTTTCTGTGATGAGTAGACGTTTAGCTTGATAGCTTGTTGCCTTAGATTGCTTTCTAATCTCAGAAACAAATTCTTTAGGGTGCCTGCCTCTCAGCAAATTATGCTTAACTGCTTTTTGAACTGTCTGACGTGTGTGTTCCATATCACGCCATATGCGCTTGCTCCATTCAACGTTCTCAAATGGTGTGTTGATAACAGCTTGTAGTTTCTCTTGTGTAATTTGAACTGTTGCACCTATCAAACCAGCCTGACGTTGCATTTCTCGATATAGGGCGCTTTCCATATAGTTATACATCTGAGACTCAAGTTGTGCGTATGCATAAGTGACAAGTAAGCCTAATTGCATTTGTATCATGCGTTCACGACTAACATACATCTTAGTGTTGTATTGCTTTAATTCAGCATTTGCTTTATCGCTAAAGTCTTTATTTTTAACATATTGTTTCGCTTTGTTCTCTAATTTGCGAATGTCTGTACGATCAATTTTCTTCTTTGCATCTTCAAACGTTAAACCTTCAGATTTAGCATACTTAGCATAAAAGGCGTGTATCGCATCACTTATCTCATCATTCATCACATCGATAATACTTTGCATCTCTTTTGCAACTTCGTTATCTGATTTAGCCTCTTGTCTCATTGCCTCTTCAGCACGTTTTCGCCAATATTCCTGACTATTAGTCATCTATATCACTCTTCCACTGTTTCGTCTTGTTGGCTGAAAGCATACTCTCGGTTGTCTGAACGCTCGAGTTGCTCGTCTTCTTCTTGTTGGATACGCTCAAGCTCTGCGTCAGGGTCGTCAATGAAGTCTAGTAAGCCAAGTCTTGTTTTCTCTGATACCGTACCAGCTAACTGATTGACGATTTCCACATTATCTTTCATTGATTTAGGCAAGTTAGGCGTAAAGGCAATGTCTATCTCTTTGTAGTTATGCGTCTTAGTGCCTAAGATATTTAGGTTATTGAATAGCAATTTGTATCGCTTTATCAACCCTTTTTTAAACAAACGCTCTTTTGTTGCTCTGACCTGCTCTAAGCCAAATAGCTTGTACTTCATAGCCTCGCCTGATTGTGTGCCTGAGAAGCTCTCGTCAGTCATGTCAGGTGTATTCGTGAACTTATGTATATCATTTTGAAGTCTTGTCTTATAAGCCTCTGAGCCGTTCACGTCATATTGCTTGTATATGTACTTAGCATCTGCATTGCCCTCACTGCCGTTTGCGTTCATTTCAGGCTTAACGTGTATCATGTTGGCCTCTTTGAACGATCTAGCGTCCTCGCCGTCCATTTCAACGTTACCAATGACAGCAAGCATTGCGTCGTTCGTATCAGTCATATAGTTTGCTGTATCTGACTCTGCTGAGTCGTACAGGTCTATAAGACTCAATACGTTCTCGAAGTCGCCTTGCTTAAATTTGTTATTCAAGTATTCAACAATAGGTACATCGTTGTAGTGGTGCTCTATGCTCTCTACATTGTTCAGCTTGCCTTCACGGATAACAAAGCTGTGTATGTGGGTTGCTGTGTACAGATCAACGTGATTTGTCTTAATGCCCTCAGCGTCTATTGAGTCATAATAGCGAACGCCTGCAATAGTCTTCTTATCAATATCATGGTTATATACCACGAACGTGTTCTTAGGGTCTAAGGCAATAAATCTGTCTTGATTGTCCTCGTCTCTGAACACAATCTCATAGGCACGGCCATATATGCTTAAATTCAAGGCTAAATCGCTGTTTACTGCGTCGCCGTCATTTATCTTGTTAAGCTCATGTATGGCCTCCTGAGTGCGCTCATCGTCATGCTGGAATGAAATCGGATTACCTGTTAGGTATCCGACAATAAATTGTGATATGTATTTAGCGAAGTTGTGTACAGCTCTGTGGTCTGCTTTCTCTTTGTCCTTACGTCGCTCGCCTTTTAATATACCTGTGTTATCACTCAAGAAATACTGCTCTAACACATTAAGGCGTGGCGCCTGCTCGGTCTTATGTGTGTTGACTAAGCCTTGTAGCTTTGTAAAGTCCTCTATAATCTCATCAACGCTCAATGCGAGTAAGTCCTCATTGGCTGATTGGCTGAATTTCGTATGTAAGTTTTGCTTGTTCGTTATATGGTAGTGGCTACTCAATGGCGCACCTCCTAGAATAATTGTTTTATTCGTCTTAGCTCTTTTGTATCTTTTTTCTCTTCCCTGTTCTTAATCATGAGCTCTTCTACGGCGTATCTGAGTGCGTCGATACAGTGGTTATAGGTATCAACAGGCTCGTTGTAATACTCGTCTGTATGCTTGTCCTTTTTCCACGTGTAATTGTCTAGCTCCTCAATCGTCTTGTAGCAACGCTCATCGACAATAATGTCAAACTGGCTTATGAACTGTATGCCAGCTATTATGCTGTCTGCACCTTTCATTGACGGCTTAATGCGCTCAACGCCCTCTCGCTTCATTTCTGCGATTGATTTCTTTTCTGCGCTGTCTGCTGTTATGCGTTCCTTGCCATAGCCTAACTGCTTAATGACATTGGCCAGCTCATCGTTCATCATGCCTGTTTTGACGTATTCCCCTAAGATATATAGCTTCTTGTGCTTCTTATCTAGCTTCACATGAATAAAAGCACTCGGGTCGTTGATATAGCCGTAGTCAAGGCCAAAGAACGACGGCAAGTGCCTTAAATCGTCTTTATTCAGTATGTCAGTGTCGTATTTAGGGAATACCAGCTTATCGAGTGTAGCAAATTCGCCTAATGCGTAAATCTTGTAATAAGCTGGGTTTCTATTTGCCAAATCTTCTAAGTTCTGACGAGTCACATCATCAAGAAACTTATTATCTTTATAGCTTGATTGCCTAATTAAAGTGTTCCTGTGAGGCTCGCCAGTAAAGAAATACTTATAAACCCAATTGAGTTTACTCACAGGGTTAAACATTAGAAATATTTGTTTCTGCTTATGTTTCTTCTCTCTCAGCCTTAAAGTGAGCTGTGTGTAGTCGTTCAAGTGAAACTCTGAGGCCTCTTCCATGACAACGTCACTTATGCCCTTGATTGACTTGATTTTCTCGCTATTATCCATGCCCTTGAATAAGAACACAGCGCCATTAGGCAACGTGATACGGTTGTCTGTTTTGTTCCATTCGCAAAAGTCCCACATCTTGAAATCAACAAGGCAACCTTTGACGTCTTGGAATAAACTATCAGCAATCGTTGCACCGACTTTTCTGAGCCACAATATCTTTCGTGAATACTTCCAATCCTGTAAGGCTTTTAGTACCACTTTCTGCACAACGCCATGTGACTTGCCTGAGGAGCCTCCACCGTAATGCACCTCAGTGAAATGGCTGTAATCAGTCAGTATGCTGTATATGTTTTTGTTAAACACCTTTGCTGGGTTTGTGATGTTAAGGTTAATCGTCGCTGTCGTCATCGTCATACGCCCCAATATTCAACTCGATATTGCGTTGTGTGATTTCCTGCTTATCTGTAAAGATTGCATAGCGTTTACCTAATAGCTCAGCTGACTTAATGCGCTGTGCTGTGTCTGCCCGTTTTGTATGCTTCTCTACGTCTGATAAAAAGTCGCCTTTAGGCACGACGATATTTTCCTCGTCTACCTCTTCGCCTCTCATGACTGATGTGAGGAATTGGAGGACTTCATCTTGTTCGGCGATTGCCTGCTTTTTCAATTCTTCAAATCGGGCTTCAACATAATTTTTAACACTCGTATTCTCTAGTAGCTTGTGTGCGTTGGTTTTAGCGTACTTTTCGCTGTAACCAGCTCTTACTGCTGATTGGTATTTATTGGCTGTTCTTATGTATTCATCTGCGAATCTTTTCTGTCTCTCGTTCATCGGATATTACCACCTCATTATGCTAATTGCTTGTTAGATTTGTGTATTAAAAAAGCACCTCAGTGGGTGCTAAATCAATTAACTCATTAAATTTAGTATCAAACTTATAATAGTAGTAATACTTGCTGATACATCTATAGATTTAAGTGGGTCTTTTAATTGAGTTAAAAGTTTTTCTGTAGTTTCTAAGCGTTCTTTTTCATTAGAAATGCTCTCTTTGGCTAATAGTTCATATATCT
This region includes:
- a CDS encoding terminase small subunit, yielding MNERQKRFADEYIRTANKYQSAVRAGYSEKYAKTNAHKLLENTSVKNYVEARFEELKKQAIAEQDEVLQFLTSVMRGEEVDEENIVVPKGDFLSDVEKHTKRADTAQRIKSAELLGKRYAIFTDKQEITQRNIELNIGAYDDDDSDD